In Pseudomonas sp. LRP2-20, the genomic window TCAGCGCCAGATAAAAGCTCCACGTTGTTCACCTCTAAAACGCCAGAATACCGTCCCTAGTGGACGGGTCTTAATAGGTTTACTGCCAAGCAGAGCATGAGCGAACGTTCAGCACTGACTGAGCAAGTATTGGGAGCTCCCCAGAGTGTTGCGGGGTTTTCCCACCCAGCGCGAGGTAACGCGTTGCGGGGTGTAACAGGCGGCGCGGGTGTGCGCCTCATGATCTGCTTAGCGGGTCTGCTTCTGGCAGTCCCTCTACAGCGGAATCTGGATTCTTGTGATTTGGCGCCTACAAGTCAAGAAAAATTATTGCCAATTTTTCCCCAAGATGAATTCCTGCCACCACTAAAAACCGAGTCAGCAGCAGAAAAAATAAGATTTCCATAAAAAAGGGCCACAATCTGCGGCCCTAGAAGGAAAAACTGAAGAAATCAGGCGGAAGGAGCGATCAATTGATCGAATGCTGCCAACAGCCGGCGCAGCTCGCGGCTTTGTTCCGGACGATCGGTGAACACGGTTTCCGCCATCACCAGGATGCTCGAGGCATTGGGCAGCGGATGGCCGAGCTCGATGATGATCTTCATGCGGGGCAGGAAGATCCATTGCAGCCACTGCTCGAAGCTGAGCGTATCGACCGCGAACGGCACGGTACTGGCCAGCGCTTCATCGCTGGGCGGCTCGTCATCCCACCAGCCCTGCACCTGCAGCTCACGCTCGATGAGCAGCAGGTGGTCGGCGATATCGAGAATGCGTTGCTCGACCATCACGAGTTGACCCGCGCTTTCTGCCGCGCCAAGGCGGCACCGGCGCTGTCACCCTGCTTTTCACGGGCCAGGGCGATGGTGTTCCACAGCTCGGCCTGCAGGTCGGGGCGACCGTTGGCATAGGTCAGAGCACGGCGGGCCAGTTGCTCGGCCTGTGGCGCGTCGCCTTGCGACAGGCGCACCTGGGCCAGGCGGAACAGTACCTGCGGCTCGCGCGGGGCGATGCGCTGGGCACGCTCCAGGCTCGACGCGGCACCATTGTAGTCACCGCTGCCTTGCTGCGACTGGGCGGTGGTCAGCAATGCCAGCACCGGGCCGTCGAGCTGCTCATCGGCCGACAGGCCACCGGAAGCCGTGTTGCTGCGCGGAATGCCGGTCGGTGCGCTGGAAGCAGCCGGCGTGCTGTTCATCGAGGCGATATCGAACGGTTCGTCGGCGATCGGGTTGGGGTTGGTAGTCATCGGTGCCGAAGTAACCGGGCCCGGTGTGATCGGGCCGGTGCTGATCGGAGCCGCGCCGCTGCCGGCCGGGAAGGTCTGGATGCCGGCAGCACCGGCACCTTGCGGGATCATCACGGTCACGCCGGAGTCCTCGGGCAGCGACTGCGCCTGCGCGGTGCCGTTGCTCATGCCCGCGGCCGAACGGTGGGCCTGGACACGCTCACTGTTGGACACCCGGGTGCTCGAGTCCACTACCGGGATGTTGCCACGCTGCACGCTGGAGCAACCCTGGAGCACCACCAGCGCCGTCACGGCAGGAAACAGCCACTTATTCAATTTACACCTCATCAATGCTGCGCTGGGCTCAGTTCATCCAGCCCTTGACCCAGTCCATGACCGACTCTACGGGATTCTGCTCGCCGCCGCAGGTTGCACCGGCGGGCGGTTCACTGCCGCGAATATACGGCATCTGCACGGCTCCCGGACAGCTTCTGTCGGAGCCATGGCCACTGTACGGATCGATCCATGCCTGGACCACGTTGTCGGGTTGCGGCATGTCCAGCGGCAGCGGGTCGGCCTTCTTCATGAAGCTGGTCCAGACCTGCAAGGCGCCGGTGGCACCAGTAAATGGCGTTTTGCCGTTATCGTCACGCCCCATCCACACCACCGCCAGCAGATCCTGGCTGAAGCCGGAGAACCAGCTGTCGCGCGAATCGTTACTGGTACCCGTCTTGCCTGCCAGGGTCAGCGAACTCGGCAGCACGTTGTATACCGAGCGGCCGGTACCCTCGCGCATCACCCGCTGCATGGCGTTCTGCACCAGGTAGATGGAACCCGGGTCGAAGGTCTGCTGGATCTGGAACGGGTAGCGCTTGAGTGGCTCACCTTCCGCGGTCAGCACGCTGCGGATGCCACGCATCGGCGTGTTGAAGCCACCGTTGGCGATGGTCTGGTACATGGTCGCGACCTGCATCGGCGACATGCCGCCAGCACCCAGCAGCATCGCCGGGAAGGCCGGCCAGTCGACGTTGACGCCGAGGCGGCCGATGGTCTTGATCACGTTCGGCACACCCACTTCCAGGCCGAGTTTCGCGGTCGACAGGTTCAGCGAGTTGGCCAGGCCCTGGTACAGGTAGATCGTACCGTGCGAGCGCCGGTCATAGTTCTGTGGGCGCCACACTTGGCCGTCGGCACCCTTGACCGAGAACGGCTCGTCCTGCACCCAGCTGGTCAGGGTGTACTTGCTTGGCTGCTCCAGTGCAGTCAGATAGACCGCCGGCTTGACCAGCGAGCCAATCGGCCGCACGGCGTCGATGGCACGGTTGAAGCCGGCAAAGCCGGACTGGCGACTGCCGATCAGTGCCTGAACTTCGCCGGTTTCCGGGTTGGTCACGACCATCGCCGATTCCACCTCGTCGGCACCTTTGCGCCCGGCCAGGCGCTTGAAGGTTTCGGCCATGGAGGTTTCGGCCTTCATCTGCAGGATCGGGTCGAAACTGGTGAAGATGCGCAGGCCTTCTTCGGTCAAGTCTTCGTCGCGGTAATCCTGGCGCAGCTGACGCTTGACCAGGTCAAGGAAGGCCGGGAACGAACTGTCGGCGAGGCTGCCGCGCTTGGTCACGCCCAGCGGCATCTTCTTCGCCGCATCGACTTCCGCCTGGCTGGCCACGCCCTGCTCGGCCACCAGGTCGAGGACCAGGTTACGTCGCGCCAGCGCACGGTCAGGATAACGCCGCGGGTTGTAGTAAGAAGGGCCCTTGACCATGCCGACCAGCAAGGCGATCTGGTGCAGTTTCAGCTCCGACAGCGGCTGGCTGAAGAAGAACTGACTGGCCAGGCCGAAGCCATGCACCGCACGCTGACCATCCTGGCCGACGAACACTTCGTTGAGGTAGGCCTCAAGAATTTCGCGCTTGTCGTAGTGCATTTCCAGCAGCACGGCCATCATCGCTTCGGTCAGCTTGCGGCTGAGGCTGCGTTCGCTGGTCAGGTAGAAGTTCTTCACCAACTGCTGGGTCAGGGTACTGCCGCCCTGGCGCATCGAGCCGGCCGAGGTGTTGACCCACATGGCACGGGCGATGGACTTGGGCGACACACCGAAGTGGCTGTAGAAGTCCCGGTCCTCGGTGGCGACCAGGGTCTCGAGCAGGTACGGCGGCACCTGGTCGATCTTGATCAGGATGCGGTCTTCGAGGTTCTTCGGGTAGATACCGCCGATCATCAGCGGCTCGAGACGTACCACGTCGAGCTTCTTGCCATTGGCGCCGGCAAGGTCTGCCACATAGTCGCCGGAGAAACGCACCCGCACGAATTGCGCAGGCTCCATGCCCTCGTAGAACTGGAAGCCACGGGTGTTGAGGTCGACGGTATTGCCGTTGACCGCCGCCGCGCCCGGGCCGTTGGCCGCGCTTTCACGCCGGTAACCGAGGGCATCGAGCTCGGTGAGGAAGTCGTTCTTGCTCAGTTTCTGGCCGGAGAACAGCTCCAACGGCCGGGCATACACCTTGGCCGGGATGGTCCAGCGCTTGCCGGAGAACTTCTCCTGAACGATGGCATCGAGGTAAACCGCGAAGCCGGCAACGATCACCAGGCCGACCAGGCTGAGCTTCAAAGCCCAGCCCAGCCAGGCGCGCGAGCGGCCGGTCGGGCGTTTCTGAGGGGTACGAGGATTTCGGGTTCGAGTCATGGCGGCGGATTATACGCACTTTATAAAGGGTAGGCAGGCGCCCTCTGGCGGTAGGCAGGGACGGCACCATTGACCATAATGGCGCTTTCGAATTCCCTGACGCCGGAAGGATTTCCCTTGAGCCAAGCCCTAATCACTGCGTTGCAGAACCCTGCCCTGTACCCTCATCCCGTGGACGGGTTCCAACTCATCGAGACGCACATCTCCTGGGTCCTGCTCACCGGCGAGTACGCCTACAAGATCAAGAAGCCGATGAACTTCGGCTTCCTCGACTTCACCAGCCTGGGCCAGCGCGAGCATTTCTGTAACGAAGAGTTGCGCCTGAACCAGCGCCTGACCGAAGGTCTGTACCTTGAAGTCCTGCCGATCACCGGCAGTGCCGAAGCGCCACAGATCGGCGGTGAAGGCGAAGCGATCGAATATGTGCTGAAGATGCGCCAGTTCCCCCAGGGCCAGATGCTCAATACCCTGCAGGCCAATGGCGAGCTGAATACCAGCCACATCGACCAGATGGCCCGGCAGATTGCCGAGTTCCACCTGCAGGCGCCAAAAGTGTCGCCGGAGCACCCGCTGGGTACCCCGGAAAGCGTGATGGCCCCGGTCGAGCAGAACTTCGAGCAGATCCGCCCGTTCCTCAGCGAAAAAGCCGACCTGCAGCAGCTGGACAACCTCCAGGCCTGGGCGCGCAGCAGCTTCGAGCGCCTGCATGGCTTGCTGCAGGCGCGCAAGGCCAATGGTTTCATCCGTGAATGCCACGGTGACATTCACCTGGGCAACGCCACCCTGATCGACGGCAAGGTGGTGATTTTCGACTGCATCGAGTTCAACGAGCCGTTCCGCCTGACCGACGTCTACGCCGACATCGGCTTCCTCGCCATGGACCTGGAAGACCGTGGCCTCAAGTGCCTGGCACGACGCTTCGTCAGCCAGTACCTGGAGCTGACCGGCGACTACGAAGGCCTGGAACTGCTCAACTTCTACAAGGCCTACCGTGCACTGGTACGGGCCAAGGTCGCCCTGTTCAGCATGCCGGCCAATGCCGACGGCGTGCAGCGTGCCACCACCCTGCGCACCTACCGCAACTACGCCAACCTGGCGGAGAGTTACAGCGCCATCCCTTCCCGCCTGCTGGCCATCACCCATGGTGTGTCGGCGGTGGGCAAGAGCCATGTGTCCATGCGCCTGGTCGAGGCGCTGGGCGCGGTTCGCGTGCGCTCGGACGTGGAGCGCAAGCGCCTGTTCGGTGAACAACCGCAACAGAATGCGGGTCAGCTCGCTGCAGGTATCTATGACCAGGACGCCAGCGTGGCGACCTACCAGCGTCTGCATGAACTGGCGGCGACGATCTTGCGTGCTGGCTTGCCGGTGGTGCTCGATGCCACCTACCTCAAGGCAGAACAGCGCCAGGCCGCTGCGGCCGTGGCCAGCGAGACGGGCGTGCCTTTCCTGATCCTCGACTGCCATGCACCGGAAGCGGTGATCGCCAGCTGGTTGAAACAGCGCCAGGCCGAGAACAGCGACCCGTCGGATGCCACCCTGGAGGTCATCAAGGCACAGCAGGCCAGCCGTGAGCCACTGGATGCCCAGGAGCTGCTACACAGCACCCGCATCGATACCCAGGAAGCCAGCGGCATGGACCAGGTGATCGAGCAGATTCGCCAGCGCCTGCCAGGCCTGTAAGTTCGCTTTACGCCTGTTCCGGCCCGTTGCCGGGACAGGCTCCTCCCCCAGGCCAGGACAGCTCGTCGTCCCCGATGGCAAAAGGCCGCGCATTTCCCAACCCCCGCTACACTCCTTTCTGACCTGCTCGCGATTTATCCCCTAGACCCGTTCAGCCATCGCAAGGAGGCTCGATGAACGATGAATTGCAGCATCTGAAGAATCTTGGCAAGACCTCTGCGCAGTGGTTGCATGCGGCCGGTATCCACAGTGCATCGGACTTGCGCCGGCTGGGCGCCGTGGGTGCTTACCAGGCGGTGAAAACACGAGGATTCCGGGCGTCGAAGGTGCTGTTGTACGCCATTGAAGGTGCATTGCTGGACATGCACTGGAACGATTTGCCAGCCGAACGCAAGGAAGCGCTCAATCAACAACTCGATGCGAAATGCCCCATGCAAAAAAATATGAAATAAACGCACGAAGGGGATTGACGCCGTAATGAGAATCGTTATGATTATCACAAATGGTCGCGAGACTGGTTGGATAAACTAAGAGCCCCTGGTTCGGACTCTCAGA contains:
- a CDS encoding TfoX/Sxy family protein; its protein translation is MNDELQHLKNLGKTSAQWLHAAGIHSASDLRRLGAVGAYQAVKTRGFRASKVLLYAIEGALLDMHWNDLPAERKEALNQQLDAKCPMQKNMK
- a CDS encoding bifunctional aminoglycoside phosphotransferase/ATP-binding protein encodes the protein MSQALITALQNPALYPHPVDGFQLIETHISWVLLTGEYAYKIKKPMNFGFLDFTSLGQREHFCNEELRLNQRLTEGLYLEVLPITGSAEAPQIGGEGEAIEYVLKMRQFPQGQMLNTLQANGELNTSHIDQMARQIAEFHLQAPKVSPEHPLGTPESVMAPVEQNFEQIRPFLSEKADLQQLDNLQAWARSSFERLHGLLQARKANGFIRECHGDIHLGNATLIDGKVVIFDCIEFNEPFRLTDVYADIGFLAMDLEDRGLKCLARRFVSQYLELTGDYEGLELLNFYKAYRALVRAKVALFSMPANADGVQRATTLRTYRNYANLAESYSAIPSRLLAITHGVSAVGKSHVSMRLVEALGAVRVRSDVERKRLFGEQPQQNAGQLAAGIYDQDASVATYQRLHELAATILRAGLPVVLDATYLKAEQRQAAAAVASETGVPFLILDCHAPEAVIASWLKQRQAENSDPSDATLEVIKAQQASREPLDAQELLHSTRIDTQEASGMDQVIEQIRQRLPGL
- a CDS encoding YqcC family protein, with the translated sequence MVEQRILDIADHLLLIERELQVQGWWDDEPPSDEALASTVPFAVDTLSFEQWLQWIFLPRMKIIIELGHPLPNASSILVMAETVFTDRPEQSRELRRLLAAFDQLIAPSA
- a CDS encoding tetratricopeptide repeat protein; this encodes MRCKLNKWLFPAVTALVVLQGCSSVQRGNIPVVDSSTRVSNSERVQAHRSAAGMSNGTAQAQSLPEDSGVTVMIPQGAGAAGIQTFPAGSGAAPISTGPITPGPVTSAPMTTNPNPIADEPFDIASMNSTPAASSAPTGIPRSNTASGGLSADEQLDGPVLALLTTAQSQQGSGDYNGAASSLERAQRIAPREPQVLFRLAQVRLSQGDAPQAEQLARRALTYANGRPDLQAELWNTIALAREKQGDSAGAALARQKARVNS
- the mrcB gene encoding penicillin-binding protein 1B, whose product is MTRTRNPRTPQKRPTGRSRAWLGWALKLSLVGLVIVAGFAVYLDAIVQEKFSGKRWTIPAKVYARPLELFSGQKLSKNDFLTELDALGYRRESAANGPGAAAVNGNTVDLNTRGFQFYEGMEPAQFVRVRFSGDYVADLAGANGKKLDVVRLEPLMIGGIYPKNLEDRILIKIDQVPPYLLETLVATEDRDFYSHFGVSPKSIARAMWVNTSAGSMRQGGSTLTQQLVKNFYLTSERSLSRKLTEAMMAVLLEMHYDKREILEAYLNEVFVGQDGQRAVHGFGLASQFFFSQPLSELKLHQIALLVGMVKGPSYYNPRRYPDRALARRNLVLDLVAEQGVASQAEVDAAKKMPLGVTKRGSLADSSFPAFLDLVKRQLRQDYRDEDLTEEGLRIFTSFDPILQMKAETSMAETFKRLAGRKGADEVESAMVVTNPETGEVQALIGSRQSGFAGFNRAIDAVRPIGSLVKPAVYLTALEQPSKYTLTSWVQDEPFSVKGADGQVWRPQNYDRRSHGTIYLYQGLANSLNLSTAKLGLEVGVPNVIKTIGRLGVNVDWPAFPAMLLGAGGMSPMQVATMYQTIANGGFNTPMRGIRSVLTAEGEPLKRYPFQIQQTFDPGSIYLVQNAMQRVMREGTGRSVYNVLPSSLTLAGKTGTSNDSRDSWFSGFSQDLLAVVWMGRDDNGKTPFTGATGALQVWTSFMKKADPLPLDMPQPDNVVQAWIDPYSGHGSDRSCPGAVQMPYIRGSEPPAGATCGGEQNPVESVMDWVKGWMN